The following are from one region of the Falco cherrug isolate bFalChe1 chromosome 19, bFalChe1.pri, whole genome shotgun sequence genome:
- the LOC129734216 gene encoding RIMS-binding protein 2-like, with amino-acid sequence MRDRAERSQQLEREHEETKLAHREHREPLRAFPAPLKELSDRFEKLKKCCQQLFQELEWLGGERSNSTVSEPQQANLGADKESVLLEAMRKQPAELRAFIARYSYDPFDGPNERPELELPLVAGQYVYIFGDADGDGWYVGELTDGTRGLIPSNLVEEVPGDGRPDDTTVSPETSDWWQGIDDVCPVFS; translated from the coding sequence AtgagggacagggcagaaaggagtcaacagctggagagggaacatgaggagacaaagctggcccacagggagcacagagaacCCCTGCGAGCGTTTCCAGCCCCGCTGAAGGAACTGAGTGATCGGTTTGAGAAGCTAAAgaaatgctgccagcagctgtttcaggaacTGGAATGGCTGGGAGGAGAAAGATCCAACAGCACCGTTTCCGAGCCGCAGCAGGCTAACCTGGGAGCAGACAAGGAGTCCGTCCTGCTGGAGGCTATGAGAAAACAACCGGCAGAGCTTCGAGCATTCATCGCTCGTTACAGCTATGATCCTTTCGATGGTCCCAACGAGCGGCCTGAGCTGGAGCTTCCGCTAGTTGCTGGACAATACGTTTACATCTTTGGAGACGCGGATGGAGACGGTTGGTACGTGGGAGAGCTGACCGACGGCACAAGGGGATTGATCCCCTCTAATCTCGTTGAGGAAGTTCCAGGTGACGGGCGACCTGATGACACCACAGTCTCCCCAGAGACAAGTGATTGGTGGCAGGGCATAGATGAcgtctgtcctgtcttctcataG